A genomic stretch from Algoriphagus halophilus includes:
- a CDS encoding efflux RND transporter permease subunit → MIKNIIQRPVLALVISILLVLAGAASMTMLPVERFPEIAPPSVSVQVYYPGANAETVANSVLLPLEEAINGAENMSYVNSTATNSGRGRSTVYFEPGTDPNVAAVEIQNRISKVMEQIPAEVREAGIVVLKRLKGSLMTINIYSESDDYDETFLNAYTRMKIRRELKRVGGIAEASILRSRDYAMRIWLNPEKLALYGLTPREVLNEVRDQSFEAAPGRFGENSEETFEIVLKHSGRFSEPEEYENIVIKSEEDGSQLRLKDVARLEFGASNYASENKLDGKSAVTIDIVQQQGANAVEIDKAVREIMEEQAKAFPEGIHYKITYSVRDQIDESMHHVRQTLIEAFVLVFLVVFIFLQDFRATIITAISIPVSLIGTFFFLQLIGATMNVLSMFSIVLAIGIVVDDAIVVIEAIYEKIHDQGMQVLDAVNAAMSEITGAIISITIVIAAVFLPAGFLDGPVGVFYKEFAFTIIFAVLISAINALTLVPVLSALILGKKKEKKPAKNNLIGKIKESEKMDKIKSIKTKSLKKFDSVFDKFTFQYIRLIKWAILRKWWTVGGLVIVTGLTYFLASNTPKGFIPTEDDNFLIFSLSMPEGSSLYRTNQLLRQADSLLHLEPAVASVNTVSGYNIVDDSESASTGLGYVKLKEVSDRGDISDIQEVVKHLTKKLSVLNEAKINMYPRPTVQGFGNFDGVQIVLQDYSDGDLAEFGVLIHEFVAELSRQKEIEKAFTSYNTNFPQFKLNIDYEKAKALGVSVKDMMFTIQSNFGRTRVGDFNRFTRQYMVYMQSDIQYRETPDAINSIMVKNDKGEMVPLSSFVSLEQTYGPETVFRYNLYNAARINITPAQGYSTGDVMDMLEKFSEDKLPANLGFEWTGMSLEEKKSGSSTTTIFIISIILTYFILAAQYESFWLPMAVILSLPAGILGIFASINLVGIDNNIYVQVGLIMLIGLLAKNAILIVEFVAQKRRAGLPVFEAVIEACELRLRPIMMTSFAFTAGLVPLMFSVGSSAEGTKSVSIGTAGGMIFGISLGLIFIPVLAYLFQQLQDRFTLTTSKKVETAEQ, encoded by the coding sequence ATGATAAAAAACATTATACAAAGGCCAGTATTGGCATTGGTAATCTCCATTCTATTGGTATTGGCCGGTGCAGCGAGCATGACCATGCTTCCCGTTGAGCGATTTCCCGAAATCGCGCCTCCTAGTGTCAGTGTGCAGGTATATTACCCTGGAGCCAATGCAGAGACCGTAGCCAATTCAGTGCTATTACCGCTGGAGGAAGCCATCAACGGAGCAGAAAATATGAGTTATGTCAACTCCACGGCAACTAACTCTGGAAGAGGTCGGTCTACCGTGTACTTTGAACCCGGAACCGATCCCAATGTTGCTGCTGTAGAAATTCAAAACAGGATTTCGAAAGTCATGGAACAAATCCCTGCCGAGGTGAGGGAAGCAGGTATTGTCGTGTTGAAACGCTTGAAAGGATCTTTGATGACCATCAACATCTACAGTGAAAGTGATGATTATGACGAGACTTTCCTAAATGCCTACACCCGGATGAAAATCCGCAGAGAGTTAAAACGTGTGGGCGGTATTGCAGAAGCGTCCATCTTGCGTTCCCGGGATTATGCCATGCGAATTTGGCTCAATCCAGAAAAACTGGCGCTCTATGGATTGACTCCTAGAGAGGTGTTAAATGAAGTAAGAGACCAAAGTTTTGAAGCGGCTCCCGGTAGGTTTGGTGAAAATTCAGAAGAAACTTTTGAGATTGTATTAAAACATAGTGGACGGTTCAGTGAACCTGAAGAATATGAAAACATCGTCATTAAATCTGAGGAAGACGGATCCCAACTTCGATTAAAGGATGTGGCCCGACTGGAGTTCGGAGCATCGAACTATGCCAGTGAAAATAAACTGGATGGTAAATCTGCAGTCACCATTGATATTGTACAGCAACAAGGAGCCAACGCAGTGGAAATTGACAAGGCTGTTCGCGAAATCATGGAAGAGCAGGCCAAGGCATTCCCAGAAGGAATTCATTACAAAATCACCTATAGTGTGCGTGACCAAATTGATGAGTCCATGCACCATGTGCGACAAACTTTAATAGAGGCATTTGTATTGGTTTTTTTGGTCGTATTTATCTTCCTACAAGATTTTAGAGCGACCATCATCACGGCAATTTCTATCCCCGTTTCATTGATTGGTACGTTCTTTTTTCTCCAATTAATCGGAGCCACCATGAATGTGCTCAGTATGTTCTCCATCGTGTTGGCAATCGGTATTGTGGTGGATGATGCCATTGTGGTGATTGAGGCGATTTACGAAAAAATCCACGATCAAGGAATGCAGGTATTGGATGCGGTCAACGCAGCCATGTCAGAAATCACCGGAGCGATTATTTCCATTACCATTGTGATTGCCGCCGTATTTTTACCTGCAGGATTCTTGGATGGACCAGTGGGGGTATTCTATAAGGAATTTGCTTTCACCATCATCTTTGCGGTTTTGATTTCAGCGATCAATGCATTGACCTTGGTCCCTGTTTTGAGCGCCTTGATTTTAGGTAAGAAAAAGGAGAAAAAACCTGCTAAAAACAACCTGATCGGAAAGATCAAAGAGTCTGAGAAGATGGACAAAATCAAGTCTATCAAGACCAAAAGCTTAAAGAAATTTGACTCCGTTTTTGATAAGTTTACCTTTCAATACATCCGATTAATCAAATGGGCCATCCTTCGTAAATGGTGGACCGTAGGGGGATTGGTCATCGTAACTGGACTTACCTATTTCTTGGCTTCCAATACGCCCAAAGGTTTTATCCCTACCGAAGATGACAACTTCCTGATTTTCTCATTATCCATGCCGGAAGGTTCTTCCCTCTACCGAACGAACCAGTTGCTCAGACAGGCAGACTCTTTACTACACTTGGAACCGGCTGTTGCTAGCGTCAACACGGTTTCTGGTTACAATATTGTGGATGATTCAGAAAGTGCTTCAACAGGGCTGGGCTATGTGAAACTGAAAGAAGTTTCTGATCGAGGAGACATTTCTGATATCCAGGAAGTGGTCAAGCATTTGACCAAAAAACTCAGCGTATTGAATGAAGCCAAAATCAATATGTATCCAAGACCGACGGTACAGGGTTTTGGTAATTTCGATGGGGTTCAGATTGTTCTTCAGGATTATTCTGATGGGGATTTGGCTGAGTTTGGAGTGTTGATCCATGAGTTTGTAGCGGAACTTTCCAGACAAAAAGAAATCGAAAAAGCCTTTACTTCCTACAATACCAATTTCCCTCAGTTCAAACTGAACATCGACTATGAAAAAGCAAAAGCTTTAGGGGTCAGTGTAAAAGACATGATGTTTACCATCCAGTCTAATTTCGGTAGAACCCGAGTGGGTGACTTCAACCGATTCACCCGTCAATACATGGTATACATGCAGTCGGACATCCAATACCGGGAAACCCCCGATGCCATTAATTCAATCATGGTCAAAAATGACAAAGGAGAAATGGTGCCGCTTAGCTCCTTTGTAAGTCTTGAACAAACGTATGGACCGGAGACGGTATTTAGGTACAATCTATACAATGCAGCCAGAATTAACATTACACCAGCTCAAGGGTACAGCACGGGTGATGTCATGGATATGTTGGAGAAATTCAGCGAAGATAAACTTCCTGCCAACCTTGGTTTTGAATGGACAGGGATGAGTTTGGAGGAAAAGAAATCTGGCTCCAGTACCACCACGATTTTCATCATCAGTATCATCCTGACTTATTTCATTCTGGCAGCACAGTACGAAAGTTTCTGGCTTCCTATGGCCGTGATTCTTTCCTTGCCAGCAGGTATCCTGGGGATTTTCGCTTCCATAAATTTGGTAGGCATAGATAACAATATTTATGTCCAGGTGGGACTGATTATGCTGATTGGTCTTTTGGCAAAGAATGCCATCCTCATTGTAGAGTTCGTGGCACAAAAAAGAAGAGCTGGACTACCTGTCTTTGAGGCGGTCATAGAAGCCTGTGAATTGCGATTGAGACCTATTATGATGACCTCATTTGCCTTTACAGCGGGGTTGGTTCCTTTGATGTTTTCTGTGGGCTCCTCTGCTGAAGGCACCAAGTCAGTCAGTATTGGTACTGCCGGGGGAATGATTTTTGGGATTTCACTAGGACTTATTTTCATCCCTGTATTGGCCTATCTTTTCCAACAGCTACAGGATAGATTCACTTTGACTACCAGTAAAAAAGTAGAAACCGCAGAACAATGA
- a CDS encoding efflux transporter outer membrane subunit → MMYTKRLIPLFLLLIVAVSCKVGENYTRPETDLPDEFYGSEKLQDSVFVGDEQIALISWEDFFQDSTLNSLIDTALSGNFDMQKARKQIEIASESFLQTKANFLPSLGSNPARFTREYYSENYNNYGSNRARRNHPDGVPRTLYTENLAYAVALQASWEIDIWGKLRWQKEAAQARYMQTAEFQKALQTALVSEISSTYFNMLMLKSQLTVAERNYSLSQNTLKIVKLQYDAGENTSLAVQQTQSQMLRAKALIPQLEKAYIIQENKLNNLLGNVPSEIELEGVLDQLALDHRFSTGVPIDLIQNRPDVAASEYNLVAANAKVGITQAMKYPSLTINAGAGLNSMSFGNVLDPFSSGFALINGALFQPIFQNRKLKTNHRIAIKEREIAELDFRDKVNTAISEVSSALVNIEKLQEEYDIAQERLRTTTKSMTDAFLLFQSGFANYLEIINAQEDALQNQLEVVQLKMQLALAKVELYRSLGGGWQVDGE, encoded by the coding sequence ATGATGTACACTAAGAGATTAATACCCCTTTTCTTATTGCTTATCGTGGCGGTAAGCTGCAAAGTCGGAGAGAATTATACCCGACCTGAAACGGATTTACCCGATGAATTCTATGGTAGCGAAAAACTGCAGGACAGTGTATTTGTCGGGGATGAACAAATCGCTCTGATTTCTTGGGAAGATTTCTTCCAGGACTCCACGTTGAATTCTCTGATCGACACGGCGCTTTCAGGAAATTTTGACATGCAAAAAGCCAGAAAGCAAATTGAAATTGCAAGTGAAAGCTTCCTGCAAACTAAAGCCAATTTCTTACCTAGCCTTGGGTCCAATCCCGCAAGATTTACCCGGGAATATTATTCAGAAAACTACAATAATTACGGCTCGAATAGAGCAAGGAGAAACCATCCAGATGGGGTTCCCAGAACGCTATATACCGAAAATTTAGCTTATGCGGTAGCGTTGCAAGCAAGTTGGGAAATTGACATTTGGGGTAAATTAAGATGGCAAAAAGAAGCTGCCCAAGCCAGATATATGCAAACGGCAGAATTTCAAAAAGCACTTCAAACGGCTTTGGTTTCGGAGATCTCTTCGACCTATTTCAATATGTTGATGCTGAAATCCCAGTTGACCGTGGCAGAAAGAAACTACAGCCTCAGCCAAAACACCTTAAAAATCGTCAAGCTTCAGTACGATGCTGGCGAGAACACATCCTTGGCTGTTCAGCAAACCCAGTCCCAGATGTTACGAGCCAAGGCATTGATCCCTCAATTGGAAAAAGCCTATATCATCCAGGAAAATAAATTAAACAATTTGTTGGGAAATGTACCTTCTGAAATCGAACTGGAGGGAGTACTGGACCAGCTGGCATTAGATCACCGATTCAGTACCGGGGTACCGATCGACTTGATTCAAAACCGACCTGATGTGGCTGCTTCAGAGTATAATCTAGTAGCTGCCAATGCAAAAGTTGGGATCACCCAGGCCATGAAATACCCTTCTTTAACCATTAACGCGGGTGCCGGGCTAAACTCCATGAGTTTTGGGAATGTATTGGATCCATTCAGTTCTGGATTTGCCTTGATCAATGGGGCTTTGTTCCAGCCTATTTTCCAAAACAGAAAATTAAAGACCAACCACCGTATTGCGATCAAGGAACGTGAGATAGCTGAATTGGACTTCCGAGACAAAGTGAATACTGCCATTAGTGAAGTATCCAGTGCATTGGTTAATATTGAAAAGCTTCAAGAGGAATATGATATTGCCCAAGAGCGGTTAAGAACGACTACCAAGAGTATGACTGATGCATTTTTGCTCTTTCAAAGTGGCTTTGCGAATTACTTGGAAATCATCAATGCCCAAGAGGACGCACTCCAAAACCAGCTGGAAGTGGTACAGTTAAAAATGCAATTGGCTTTGGCCAAAGTAGAATTATACAGAAGCCTTGGTGGCGGTTGGCAAGTGGATGGGGAATGA
- a CDS encoding DUF4924 family protein: protein MKSVAENKKAQNIAEYIIYMYQMEDLIRSYQGNPAEIKQYVVEKYPVSEEEKAEISDWYLSLLDQMNAQQILEKGHLKELNQLVGELARIHWNLLKTDGTYFEAYSKVKPFIINAVMQAEGKDLGNEIQICLNGIYGLLLCRLLGKKVSDEQLKSAEAYGDVLSYLSRYYHTVHSLPEN, encoded by the coding sequence ATGAAATCGGTAGCAGAAAACAAAAAAGCTCAAAACATAGCAGAATACATTATTTACATGTATCAAATGGAAGACCTGATAAGATCCTACCAAGGAAATCCAGCCGAAATCAAGCAATATGTAGTAGAAAAGTATCCCGTTTCTGAAGAGGAAAAAGCTGAAATATCCGATTGGTATTTATCCTTATTGGATCAAATGAATGCTCAACAAATTCTAGAAAAAGGGCATTTGAAGGAACTCAATCAATTGGTGGGGGAATTGGCTAGAATCCATTGGAATTTATTGAAAACGGATGGCACCTATTTCGAGGCTTATTCCAAAGTAAAACCATTTATCATAAATGCGGTCATGCAGGCAGAGGGAAAAGACTTGGGTAATGAGATTCAGATTTGCTTAAATGGGATTTATGGATTGTTACTTTGCCGGCTTTTAGGAAAAAAAGTCTCTGATGAACAGTTAAAATCTGCTGAAGCCTATGGGGATGTCTTGTCTTACCTAAGCCGCTATTACCATACAGTGCACTCCTTGCCCGAGAACTAA
- a CDS encoding AAA domain-containing protein: MPNIKEELKNGLKLLKLEWQEDLAQYKKKFLNTSLADKKKEGITWHPIQLKKSKIRMGERLLVEVERFDSNQPSAFNSGKSVSFFTTQDSYQSAEHRVNGVINFVKKNTMTVTLQVDEIPEWMEGNRLGVDLLFDEASYREMEFALKKVISGENQRVEELTEIFLGEKAPQFSEKPQLLNKSLNDSQNEACFKIANAKDVVIVHGPPGTGKTTTLIAAIEQAVIAGQSILVCAPSNAAVDLLVEKLIDKGIETLRLGHPARVEEKILNQTLDAKTANHASYRDLKKLRKETDQYLKLAKQYKRNFGPEERAQRKLMYAEVSRIREAAKSLEEYIQYDIFQQTKVFASTLVGASAYSLKGMEFDVVFIDEAAQGLEAATWIPILKAKKVVFAGDHCQLPPTIKSYQAAQEGLAKTLFEKVITRKPQATQMLQVQYRMPEDIMGFSNDQFYKGELQAAENTKSHVFPGEETNPIEWIDTAGAGFTDQKEEESLSTFNPEEAAFTCRYLNEIIKRIGIANFKQEGWTIGLIAPYGAQVRLLRSLIFEGYDYPNLKAFSDMITIDTVDGFQGQERDLMLISLTRSNERGEIGFLADERRMNVALTRAKRKLVLIGDSSTLAQNNFFDKLLAYFEKKGGYKSVWEYIT; the protein is encoded by the coding sequence ATGCCAAATATCAAGGAAGAATTAAAAAATGGACTGAAACTGCTGAAGTTAGAATGGCAGGAAGACCTCGCTCAATACAAGAAAAAATTCTTAAATACTTCTTTGGCAGATAAGAAAAAAGAAGGGATTACCTGGCATCCAATCCAATTGAAAAAGAGTAAGATAAGGATGGGGGAACGATTGTTGGTAGAGGTGGAACGATTCGACTCCAACCAACCATCTGCCTTTAATTCCGGAAAATCTGTATCATTTTTTACCACTCAGGATAGTTATCAAAGTGCGGAACATCGTGTAAACGGAGTGATCAATTTTGTTAAGAAAAATACCATGACGGTCACGCTTCAGGTAGATGAAATCCCGGAATGGATGGAAGGGAATAGACTGGGAGTCGATTTACTGTTTGATGAAGCTAGCTATCGGGAAATGGAGTTTGCCTTAAAGAAGGTGATTTCTGGAGAAAATCAACGGGTAGAAGAATTGACTGAAATTTTTCTTGGAGAAAAAGCCCCCCAGTTTTCAGAAAAGCCACAGCTACTAAATAAGTCCTTAAATGATTCCCAGAATGAAGCTTGTTTCAAAATAGCCAATGCCAAAGATGTAGTCATTGTGCATGGCCCTCCGGGTACCGGGAAAACCACTACCTTGATTGCAGCCATAGAGCAGGCAGTGATTGCGGGACAATCCATCTTAGTCTGTGCGCCAAGTAATGCCGCAGTGGACCTGTTGGTTGAAAAATTAATAGATAAAGGAATAGAGACCTTGCGATTGGGACACCCTGCACGTGTGGAGGAGAAAATCTTGAATCAGACCTTGGATGCCAAAACAGCTAACCATGCGAGCTACAGAGATCTTAAAAAGCTACGTAAAGAAACCGATCAGTACTTAAAATTGGCCAAGCAGTACAAGCGCAACTTTGGCCCAGAAGAGCGAGCGCAGCGCAAGTTAATGTATGCAGAAGTGAGCAGAATCAGAGAAGCAGCCAAATCTCTGGAAGAATACATCCAATACGATATTTTTCAACAGACCAAAGTCTTTGCGAGTACCTTGGTAGGAGCCTCCGCTTATAGTTTGAAAGGGATGGAATTTGATGTGGTATTTATAGATGAAGCTGCACAAGGACTGGAAGCAGCAACTTGGATTCCGATCTTAAAGGCCAAAAAAGTGGTTTTTGCCGGTGATCACTGCCAGCTTCCTCCAACCATCAAATCCTATCAGGCCGCTCAAGAGGGCTTGGCTAAAACACTTTTTGAAAAAGTAATAACCAGAAAACCGCAGGCTACGCAGATGTTGCAGGTACAATATCGGATGCCAGAAGATATCATGGGCTTTTCCAATGATCAGTTTTACAAAGGGGAACTCCAGGCAGCTGAGAATACAAAATCCCATGTTTTTCCAGGAGAAGAAACCAATCCTATTGAATGGATCGATACAGCTGGAGCTGGATTCACGGATCAAAAAGAAGAGGAAAGCCTCAGTACATTTAATCCTGAAGAGGCTGCTTTTACTTGCCGCTATTTGAATGAGATAATAAAACGAATCGGGATTGCTAATTTCAAACAGGAAGGTTGGACCATTGGCCTGATTGCGCCTTATGGAGCGCAAGTCCGTTTGCTAAGATCCTTGATTTTTGAGGGATATGATTATCCTAACCTGAAGGCGTTTTCGGATATGATTACCATTGATACTGTAGATGGATTTCAAGGGCAGGAGCGGGACCTGATGTTGATATCATTGACCCGGTCCAATGAAAGAGGAGAGATTGGTTTTTTGGCAGACGAGCGAAGGATGAATGTGGCTTTGACACGTGCAAAAAGAAAACTGGTACTCATAGGAGATAGCAGCACCCTGGCTCAAAATAACTTTTTCGATAAGCTATTGGCCTATTTTGAAAAGAAGGGTGGCTATAAGAGTGTATGGGAGTATATCACCTAA
- a CDS encoding acyl carrier protein phosphodiesterase has translation MNYLAHAYLSFHQEEILVGNFFGDFVKGKMMDQYPTGIRQGILLHREIDKFTDTHPLVRAGQTYLRPKFGHYSTVITDIYFDYFLGRNWGRYSNQSLEIFTKEVYEQISRHENYFPERFGNLFYWMKKDNWLLNYSSIEGIQRSLTGLSKRTRFDSKMEQAHLALLEKEAEFELIFFAFFEDLKTFAKQKLDEIQQTNDSD, from the coding sequence ATGAACTACTTAGCCCATGCCTATCTTTCCTTTCATCAAGAAGAAATTCTCGTGGGTAATTTTTTTGGTGATTTCGTAAAGGGAAAAATGATGGACCAATACCCCACTGGAATAAGACAGGGAATCCTTTTACATCGTGAAATCGATAAATTTACAGATACCCATCCACTCGTAAGAGCTGGTCAGACTTACCTCAGACCGAAATTCGGTCACTATTCTACCGTCATCACCGACATTTATTTTGACTATTTCCTAGGAAGAAATTGGGGTAGATATTCGAATCAATCTCTAGAAATCTTTACCAAGGAGGTATATGAACAAATATCAAGGCATGAAAATTATTTCCCTGAGCGCTTTGGCAATCTGTTTTACTGGATGAAAAAAGATAACTGGCTTTTAAACTATTCTTCCATTGAAGGGATCCAACGTTCCTTGACAGGATTATCTAAAAGAACTCGTTTTGATTCTAAAATGGAACAAGCACATCTGGCCCTCTTGGAGAAAGAAGCAGAATTTGAATTGATATTCTTCGCTTTTTTCGAAGATTTAAAGACTTTTGCAAAGCAAAAACTGGACGAAATCCAACAAACCAATGATTCTGATTAA
- a CDS encoding inorganic diphosphatase → MINPWHDVNIGKNAPETVMGVIEIPKGSKGKYELDKKTGMLYLDRVLFSAVHYPANYGFIPQTFCEDHDPLDILIISQIDIPSMCLVEAKVIGVMRMVDGGEADDKIIAVAAGDQSVNYIEDIDNLPPHLMKEIHRFFEDYKKLENKEVKVEDFLGKEDAMRIIQESIELYDKNFRTAR, encoded by the coding sequence ATGATTAATCCTTGGCACGACGTCAATATCGGGAAAAATGCCCCTGAAACTGTAATGGGCGTGATCGAAATTCCGAAAGGAAGTAAAGGCAAATATGAGCTAGATAAAAAGACAGGTATGTTATACCTGGATAGAGTTCTATTCTCTGCGGTTCATTATCCAGCTAACTATGGGTTTATTCCACAGACTTTTTGTGAGGACCATGATCCATTGGATATATTGATTATCTCCCAAATTGATATCCCTTCCATGTGCTTGGTAGAAGCAAAAGTGATCGGAGTGATGAGAATGGTTGATGGTGGCGAAGCAGATGATAAAATCATTGCTGTAGCAGCAGGAGATCAATCTGTAAACTATATTGAAGATATCGATAACCTTCCTCCACATTTGATGAAGGAAATACACAGATTCTTTGAAGATTATAAGAAGCTTGAAAACAAAGAAGTGAAAGTAGAAGACTTCTTGGGAAAAGAGGATGCCATGCGAATCATCCAAGAAAGTATTGAACTTTACGATAAGAATTTTAGAACTGCACGATAA
- a CDS encoding hybrid sensor histidine kinase/response regulator — protein MSNKIHVLYIDDEDNNLKSFRATLRKDFKIFTAIDAEEGLRIAQEEEIHVVIADQRMPGMTGTEFFEKMVKINPDPIRILLTGYSDIASVIDAINKGEVYRFIDKPWNIEQIKNSIKNAADIYFMRMELKEKNVKLKKLHSEMNQFVYSLSHELRGPLMSISGISKLAKLEVQDPQTLEYFEMIDSATVKLDDYIYKMLDFYRSTKIDHKVTAVDFKEIVRQQMEAYHAKFDLTNFHIDVQINQDHDFFSDDAKIRVILNNLFSNSVQFQKQEPGPKNISLTIDVMEDSAMISVEDNGIGIDAKHHPEVFNLFTRATQKNVGVGLGLYMVKEAVEQMGGKINLESALDEGTQITVILPSMK, from the coding sequence ATGAGCAATAAAATCCATGTGCTCTACATTGATGACGAGGATAACAACTTGAAATCATTTAGAGCAACGCTTAGAAAAGACTTCAAAATTTTTACAGCAATTGATGCTGAGGAGGGACTCAGAATCGCTCAGGAAGAGGAGATTCATGTGGTCATTGCAGATCAAAGGATGCCTGGTATGACAGGTACCGAATTCTTTGAGAAAATGGTGAAAATCAATCCGGATCCTATCAGAATCTTGTTAACAGGCTATTCGGATATTGCCAGTGTCATAGATGCGATCAATAAAGGGGAGGTATATCGATTTATTGATAAGCCATGGAATATTGAACAAATCAAAAACTCCATTAAAAATGCCGCTGATATTTATTTCATGCGGATGGAGTTAAAGGAAAAGAATGTGAAGCTCAAAAAGCTTCATTCGGAAATGAACCAGTTTGTGTATAGTCTTTCGCATGAGTTACGAGGTCCATTGATGAGTATTTCTGGGATTTCGAAGTTGGCAAAACTGGAAGTTCAGGACCCTCAGACCTTGGAATATTTTGAAATGATTGATTCGGCGACGGTCAAACTTGACGACTATATCTACAAGATGCTGGATTTTTACAGATCCACTAAAATAGACCATAAGGTTACCGCAGTCGATTTCAAGGAAATTGTTCGCCAACAAATGGAAGCCTATCATGCGAAATTTGATTTGACGAATTTTCATATCGATGTACAGATCAATCAGGATCATGATTTCTTTTCAGATGATGCCAAAATCCGTGTGATTTTGAATAACCTGTTTAGCAATTCGGTACAATTCCAAAAACAAGAGCCTGGGCCTAAGAATATTAGCCTAACCATTGATGTGATGGAAGATTCAGCGATGATCTCTGTAGAGGACAATGGAATAGGGATTGATGCCAAGCATCATCCTGAAGTTTTTAACCTTTTTACTCGGGCCACACAAAAAAATGTGGGAGTAGGATTAGGGCTTTATATGGTGAAAGAAGCGGTGGAACAAATGGGTGGAAAAATCAATTTGGAATCAGCTTTGGATGAAGGAACACAGATAACTGTGATTCTTCCAAGCATGAAATAA